Proteins encoded in a region of the Natator depressus isolate rNatDep1 chromosome 23, rNatDep2.hap1, whole genome shotgun sequence genome:
- the LOC141976887 gene encoding osteoclast-associated immunoglobulin-like receptor, with translation MAVTLPVLLLTVALPKPSLVWDRATGAEAGIRLRCSVPGPLGAGWFTLHRDGTPGPVAKERAPAQGSEVTFLLPSVGPGERYRCGYWNRDAAGGRVESPLSDPANVTSDRYPKPSIAVSPGAEVLAGQTWTIRCWAPYAGMSFVLYRAREFWTERAPRGDPPTAEFHLGNASAASSGRYTCYYHTTSEPFAWSNASNPLELSVIDVPSARERFVDVGGKLRVNCSVPDAPGGWFFLYRDGDPE, from the exons ATGGCCGTGACTCTGCCAGTCCTGCTCCTGACGGTCG CTCTTCCGAAGCCGTCCCTCGTCTGGGACCGGGCCACAGGTGCCGAGGCGGGGATCAGGCTGCGCTGCTCTGTCCCGGGGCCGCTCGGGGCCGGCTGGTTCACCCTGCACCGGGACGGCACACCGGGCCCTGTGGCCAAGGAGCGGGCCCCAGCGCAGGGCTCAGAGGTCACGTTCCTGCTGCCCAGCGTTGGCCCTGGCGAGCGGTACCGCTGCGGCTACTGGAACCGGGATGCGGCCGGGGGGCGGGTGGAGTCCCCGCTCAGCGACCCCGCTAACGTCACCAGCG ATCGCTACCCCAAGCCATCCATCGCCGTCAGCCCCGGCGCGGAGGTCTTGGCCGGCCAGACCTGGACGATCCGGTGCTGGGCTCCGTATGCGGGGATGAGCTTTGTGCTGTACCGGGCGCGGGAGTTCTGGACTGAGCGGGCGCCTCGCGGAGACCCCCCCACGGCCGAGTTCCACCTGGGGAACGCCAGCGCCGCCAGCTCGGGGAGATACACCTGTTACTATCACACCACCAGCGAGCCCTTCGCCTGGTCCAACGCCAGCAACCCCCTGGAGCTCAGCGTCATAG ACGTTCCCAGCGCCCGGGAGAGGTTCGTGGACGTGGGCGGGAAGCTCCGGGTGAATTGCTCCGTCCCCGACGCCCCGGGTGGCTGGTTCTTCCTGTACCGAGACGGGGATCCCGAG
- the NDUFA3 gene encoding NADH dehydrogenase [ubiquinone] 1 alpha subcomplex subunit 3 gives MAVLSKIGAFLKDAWAKEPVITVAFAIGILATVAPLLSPYTKFSGMINRATPYVYPVPVRDDGKMPNIPSHPCDKEGPNLDWLKKL, from the exons ATGGCGGTGCTGAGCA agaTCGGCGCCTTCCTGAAGGACGCCTGGGCCAAGGAGCCCGTCATCACCGTCGCCTTCGCCATCGGCATCCTGG ccacGGTGGCGCCCCTGCTCAGCCCCTACACGAAGTTCTCCGGCATGATCAACCGAGCGACGCCCTACGTCTACCCAG TGCCTGTGCGAGATGACGGCAAGATGCCCAACATCCCCTCCCACCCGTGTGACAAGGAGGGGCCCAACCTGGACTGGCTGAAGAAGCTGTGA
- the TFPT gene encoding TCF3 fusion partner gives MAGVGFEEFSVPPGSELALPPLFGGNILESELETEVEFVDGGLSGDNLQDEEEEESQQRQRELGRRKIQALARRCKEIEQVNERVLNRLHHVQKITRRLKQERRFLMRVLDSYGDDYRQSQLTIVLEDEGSPSTEAPTPGNTENEPPEKETPRRFPGPPPAGPEPKSPSQAETPTGKKRRRHGREDKEQRGRRLAPALLPMDDFPAQLKEEDEFPCDQDTVLGSSWPQPRDKLLHYPKFSSPGACADFD, from the exons ATGGCCGGGGTGGGCTTCGAGGAGTTCTCGGTGCCCCCGGGCTCGGAGCTGGCGCTGCCCCCGCTCTTCGGGGGGAACATCCTGGAGAGCGAGCTGGAGACGGAGGTGGAGTTCGTGGACGGGGGGCTGAGCGGGGACAACCTgcaggacgaggaggaggaggagagccagCAGCGGCAGCGTGAGCTGGGCCGCCGGAAGATTCAGGCCCTGGCCCGGCGCTGCAAGGAGATCgagcag GTCAACGAGAGGGTGTTGAACCGACTCCACCACGTGCAGAAGATCACACGGCGGCTCAAGCAGGAGAGGAG ATTCCTTATGAGGGTCCTGGATTCCTATGGGGATGACTATAGACAGAGCCAGCTCACCATTGTCCTAGAG gACGAAGGCAGCCCCAGCACAgaagcccccaccccaggaaatACCGAGAACGAACCTCCAGAGAAGGAGACCCCCCGGCGCTTCCCTGGCCCCCCACCAGCTGGTCCAGAGCCCAAGAGCCCATCCCAGGCGGAGACCCCCACGGGGAAGAAGCGTCGCCGGCATGGGCGtgaggacaaggagcagaggggcaggcggctggctcctgccctcctccccatggATGACTTCCCTGCACAG ctcaaAGAAGAGGACGAGTTCCCCTGTGACCAGGACACCGTGCTTGGCTccagctggccccagccccgggacaaACTCCTCCATTACCCCAAGTTCTCCAGCCCCGGGGCCTGCGCTGATTTCGACTGA
- the PRPF31 gene encoding U4/U6 small nuclear ribonucleoprotein Prp31: MSLADELLADLEEAAEEEENFVDEEDEPAIEDVQEEMQLDLSVDSVKSIAKLWDSKMFAEIMVKIEEYISKQSKATEVMGPVEAAPEYRVIVDANNLTVEIENELNIIHKFIRDKYSKRFPELESLVPNALDYIRTVKELGNSLDKCKNNENVQQILTNATIMVVSVTASTTQGQQLTEEELERIEEACDMALELNQSKHRIYEYVESRMSFIAPNLSIIVGASTAAKIMGIAGGLTNLSKMPACNIMLLGAQRKTLSGFSSTSVLPHTGYIYHSDIVQSLPPDLRRKAARLVAAKCTLAARVDSFHESPEGKVGYDLKEEIERKFDKWQEPPPVKQVKPLPAPLDGQRKKRGGRRYRKMKERLGLTEIRKQANRMSFGEIEEDAYQEDLGFSLGHLGKSGSGRVRQTQVNEATKARISKTLQRTLQKQSMVYGGKSTIRDRSSGTASSVAFTPLQGLEIVNPQAAEKKVAEANQKYFSSMAEFLKVKSEKSGIMSST, encoded by the exons ATGTCTCTGGCGGACGAGCTGCTGGCCGACCTGGAGGAGgcggcggaggaggaggagaactttgtggatgaggaagatgagccGGCCATTGAGGATGTGCAGGAGGAAATGCAGCTGGACCTCAGCGTCGACTCCGTCAAGAGCATCGCCAAGCTATGGGACAGCAAGATG TTTGCGGAGATCATGGTGAAGATTGAGGAGTATATCAGCAAACAGTCGAAAGCCACAGAAG TGATGGGGCCGGTGGAAGCGGCTCCGGAGTACCGAGTCATCGTCGATGCCAACAATCTGACGGTGGAGATCGAGAATGAATTGA ACATCATCCACAAATTCATCCGGGATAAATACTCCAAGCGATTCCCCGAGCTGGAGTCCCTGGTTCCCAACGCTCTGGATTACATCCGCACGGTCAAG GAGCTGGGCAACAGCCTGGACAAGTGCAAGAACAACGAGAACGTGCAACAGATCCTGACGAACGCCACCATCATGGTGGTGAGCGTCACGGCCTCCACCACACAAGG gCAGCAGCTGACGGAGGAGGAGCTGGAACGCATCGAGGAAGCCTGTGACATGGCCCTGGAACTCAACCAATCAAAGCACCGCATCTACGAGTACGTAGAGTCCCGCATGTCCTTCATCGCCCCCAACCTGTCCATCATCGTCGGCGCTTCCACTGCTGCCAAGATCATGG GCATCGCTGGCGGCCTCACCAACCTCTCAAAGATGCCAGCCTGTAACATCATGCTCCTGGGAGCCCAGCGCAAGACCCTGTCCGGCTTCTCCAGCACCTCGGTGCTGCCCCACACGGGGTACATCTACCACAGTGACATCGTGCAGTCGCTGCCCCCG GACCTGCGGAGGAAGGCGGCTCGTCTTGTTGCTGCAAAGTGCACACTGGCAGCTCGGGTTGACAGCTTCCATGAGAGCCCAGAGGGGAAG gtGGGTTACGACCTCAAGGAGGAGATTGAACGGAAGTTTGACAAATGGCAGGAGCCTCCCCCCGTGAAGCAGGTGAAGCCCCTGCCGGCCCCCCTGGATGGCCAGAGAAAGAAACGAGGAGGCCGCAG GTATCGGAAGATGAAGGAGCGACTGGGGCTCACGGAGATCCGGAAACAGGCCAACAGGATGAGCTTCGGGGAG ATCGAGGAAGACGCCTACCAAGAggacttgggcttcagcctgggCCACCTGGGAAAGTCGGGCAGCGGCCGGGTGCGGCAGACGCAGGTCAACGAGGCTACCAAAGCCAGGATCTCAAAGACCTTACAG CGCACGCTCCAGAAGCAGAGCATGGTGTACGGCGGGAAATCAACAATCCGGGACCGCTCCTCAGGCACAGCCTCCAGCGTGGCCTTCACTCCACTCCAG ggtctGGAGATAGTTAACCCACAAGCAGCAGAGAAGAAGGTGGCGGAGGCCAATCAGAAATACTTCTCCAGCATGGCGGAGTTCCTAAAGGTGAAGAGCGAGAAAAGCGGCATCATGTCTAGCACATGA